In one Cottoperca gobio chromosome 12, fCotGob3.1, whole genome shotgun sequence genomic region, the following are encoded:
- the LOC115016926 gene encoding beta-1,3-galactosyl-O-glycosyl-glycoprotein beta-1,6-N-acetylglucosaminyltransferase 4-like, which translates to MKRICFLLRPIRKPFIPSLLSLLTLCVLLLLSVKYSYILESVPPPAASDDLQTYHKYNINCLAIYDMDPVEVGKSLIIRRKQVVEDKDESLVNLTSNCPLFIKSRGYDDVCVSDEERDFPLAYSLVVHKSAWMIERLIKALYSPSNIYCIHYDHKSSALFISAVEGLARCLPNVFIASKRESVFYASISRLKADLNCLSDLLEPEVQWKYVINLCGQDFPLRSNIELMSELKELNGANMLETSRPSEQKKQRFTFHHELKDASFEYQKLPVKTKNKKTPPPHGIEMFSGNAYFVLSRDFVEHIDSSAVVKDFLAWSEDTYSPDEHFWATLVRLPGVPGEVPRSQPDITDLMSKTRLVKWQYLEEKIYPPCSGGHVRSVCIFGAAELRWLLNYGHWFANKFDPKVDPILIQCLEEKLKEKQKSFQSVASHACHKG; encoded by the coding sequence ATGAAAAGAATATGTTTTTTACTGAGACCGATAAGAAAGCCATTCATTCCTTCACTCCTGTCACTGCTGACTCTATGTGTCCTGCTGTTGCTCAGTGTGAAGTACAGCTACATCCTTGAGTCTGTACCTCCCCCAGCCGCTTCCGATGACCTTCAGACATATCACAAGTACAACATTAACTGTTTGGCTATATATGACATGGACCCAGTGGAGGTGGGTAAATCGCTGATCATCAGACGGAAACAAGTTGTGGAGGACAAAGATGAAAGTCTGGTTAACCTCACCTCAAACTGCCCATTATTCATCAAGTCCAGAGGatatgatgatgtgtgtgtctcagacgAGGAGAGAGACTTTCCTCTTGCTTACTCACTGGTTGTGCATAAATCTGCATGGATGATAGAGCGACTCATCAAAGCGCTGTACTCACCCAGTAACATCTACTGTATCCACTATGATCACAAGTCCTCAGCTCTGTTCATCTCGGCTGTGGAGGGTTTAGCCCGCTGTTTGCCAAATGTCTTCATCGCTTCCAAGCGAGAGTCTGTCTTCTATGCGAGCATCAGTCGATTGAAAGCTGATCTCAACTGTTTGTCGGACCTTTTGGAGCCTGAAGTCCAGTGGAAGTATGTGATCAACCTCTGCGGCCAAGATTTCCCCCTCAGGTCCAACATCGAGCTGATGTCAGAACTAAAGGAGTTAAATGGAGCTAATATGCTGGAGACAAGCCGGCCCAGTGAGCAGAAAAAGCAGAGGTTTACCTTTCACCACGAGCTGAAGGATGCCAGCTTTGAATATCAAAAACTGCCGGTGAAAACGAAGAACAAAAAGACCCCACCGCCACACGGCATAGAGATGTTCTCCGGCAATGCCTACTTTGTCCTGTCACGGGACTTTGTGGAGCACATAGACTCCTCAGCTGTAGTGAAAGATTTTTTGGCCTGGTCAGAGGACACTTACTCTCCAGACGAACACTTCTGGGCAACACTTGTTCGACTGCCAGGGGTGCCTGGAGAGGTGCCCAGATCCCAGCCTGACATCACTGACCTGATGAGTAAGACCAGGCTGGTGAAGTGGCAATacctggaggagaagatatACCCGCCCTGCTCAGGGGGACACGTCCGCAGCGTTTGTATTTTTGGTGCAGCCGAGTTGCGTTGGTTGCTAAACTACGGCCACTGGTTCGCCAATAAGTTCGACCCCAAAGTGGACCCTATTCTTATTCAGTGCCTTGAGGAGAAactgaaggaaaaacaaaagtcatTCCAGTCAGTGGCATCTCATGCATGTCATAAGGGTTAA